Proteins encoded in a region of the Paenibacillus pedocola genome:
- a CDS encoding DUF421 domain-containing protein, translated as MFKHISVHIFLTVLMYILIFLSMRIMGKREIGKLSVFDLTISIMIAEIAVFVIEDIERPVYDGVVPMATLVLIQILVAQLSLKSRKLRLLIDGKPSVLISDGKLNRHEMRKQRYNIDDLLLQLRGQNIDSPADVEFAILETSGQLTVIEKSKGVSSTNQSGNSSTAAGEQEQNSNEGGDSGASGNSDSSSGSIKLPNKKIRYEGLPIPLIMDGKVQDDNLEMIGKNRFWLRTQIRQKGVSDFRDVFLCSIDHKGKIYVDRLHSR; from the coding sequence ATGTTCAAGCATATTTCTGTCCATATCTTTCTGACCGTGCTGATGTATATCCTCATTTTCCTGAGCATGCGCATTATGGGGAAGCGTGAAATCGGCAAGCTGTCGGTATTTGATCTGACGATCTCCATCATGATTGCAGAAATTGCTGTGTTTGTGATTGAAGATATCGAACGGCCGGTCTACGACGGAGTTGTACCTATGGCAACACTGGTTTTGATTCAGATATTAGTTGCACAGCTCAGCCTGAAGAGCAGAAAACTGCGGCTGCTGATCGACGGCAAGCCCAGTGTCCTAATCTCAGACGGGAAGCTCAACCGGCATGAAATGCGCAAACAACGGTACAATATTGACGATTTGCTGCTTCAGCTGCGGGGTCAGAATATCGATAGCCCTGCTGACGTGGAATTTGCGATATTGGAGACCAGCGGGCAACTGACAGTTATAGAAAAAAGTAAAGGTGTCTCATCAACGAACCAGTCCGGCAATAGCAGTACAGCCGCCGGGGAGCAGGAGCAGAATTCAAACGAAGGCGGGGATTCGGGTGCTTCCGGCAATTCAGATAGTAGTTCCGGGAGCATTAAGCTGCCCAACAAAAAGATCAGGTATGAAGGACTGCCGATTCCGCTGATAATGGACGGAAAGGTACAGGATGATAACTTGGAAATGATCGGTAAAAACAGGTTCTGGCTGCGGACCCAAATCCGTCAAAAAGGGGTTTCAGATTTCCGTGATGTGTTTCTCTGTTCTATTGATCATAAAGGTAAAATTTATGTAGACCGGCTGCACAGCCGATGA
- the spoVB gene encoding stage V sporulation protein B: protein MRKQSFIQGTMILLAAGIINRMLGFIPRIALPRIIGAEGVGLYQLGYPFFIVLVTVITGGIPLAIAKMVAEAEGENRPDQSRRILHTGLTLSLGLGLLFTLVALLCASWVSNVVLTDSRVYYTFVSMTPMISIVAVSSIYRGYFQGRQNMIPSALSSVLESVIRIFFMLWFSWILLPKGIAFAAAGAMLGVTVGEIIGMLALLLQYYFIVNRDKKENSLSLVPSEQGLVKQKMEDPQAAPVMRRLLGIAVPVTAGRLVGSFSYLLESIITARSLALAGIATAAATAQYGSLQGMVIPLLLLPGVLSSSLAVSLVPSLSEAAARHDLTTIHKRMHQALRLAMVTGAPFAAIMYVLAVPLCTLMYGNADTAPMLRMMAPFALFLYVQAPLQAALQAMDRPGRALINTLIGAVVKILLILMLASQPEYGIYGAIIAIMVNSILVTLLHGASVVKLIKLSLRIADPLKTLTAMIIMAAGMSYVHTSVQFSDAGWLQFLLSAASGMALYLGICLLSGLISVRDLDRVPFFKRRS from the coding sequence TTGAGGAAACAAAGCTTTATTCAAGGAACGATGATTCTGCTGGCCGCGGGCATCATTAACCGGATGCTGGGCTTTATTCCCCGGATTGCGCTGCCGCGGATTATCGGCGCCGAGGGCGTTGGCTTATACCAGCTCGGATATCCCTTTTTCATCGTGCTGGTCACAGTGATTACCGGAGGAATACCTCTTGCCATTGCAAAAATGGTGGCCGAAGCCGAAGGGGAGAACCGCCCGGATCAGTCGCGCCGCATCCTGCATACCGGACTTACGCTAAGCCTGGGCCTTGGGCTTCTGTTCACCCTGGTCGCACTGTTATGCGCTTCATGGGTCTCAAATGTTGTTCTGACGGACAGCCGGGTGTACTATACCTTCGTCAGTATGACCCCCATGATCTCCATTGTCGCGGTGTCTTCCATTTACCGCGGCTATTTTCAGGGCAGACAGAACATGATTCCTTCAGCACTTTCCTCGGTGCTGGAATCGGTCATCCGGATATTTTTCATGCTGTGGTTTTCCTGGATTCTGCTGCCGAAGGGGATTGCTTTTGCGGCAGCGGGGGCGATGCTGGGGGTAACCGTCGGAGAGATTATCGGAATGCTGGCGCTGCTGCTGCAGTACTACTTTATCGTGAATAGAGATAAAAAGGAAAACAGTTTATCCTTAGTGCCGTCAGAGCAAGGACTTGTAAAGCAAAAAATGGAGGATCCACAGGCGGCTCCGGTAATGAGACGGCTGCTTGGTATTGCGGTTCCTGTCACAGCAGGACGGCTTGTCGGTTCCTTTTCCTATTTGCTGGAGTCCATCATTACTGCCCGCAGCCTGGCGCTTGCCGGAATTGCGACTGCTGCAGCCACTGCACAATACGGATCTCTGCAGGGTATGGTCATTCCGCTGCTGCTGCTTCCCGGAGTGCTGAGCTCATCACTTGCAGTTTCGCTTGTTCCCTCATTGTCAGAAGCGGCAGCCCGTCATGATCTGACTACGATTCATAAAAGAATGCATCAGGCTCTGCGGCTGGCGATGGTCACGGGCGCCCCTTTCGCCGCGATCATGTATGTACTTGCCGTACCGCTGTGCACGCTTATGTACGGCAATGCAGATACCGCCCCAATGCTGCGGATGATGGCCCCTTTTGCACTGTTTCTGTATGTTCAGGCACCGTTGCAGGCTGCTCTTCAAGCCATGGACCGGCCGGGCCGGGCCCTCATTAATACGCTGATTGGTGCGGTGGTCAAAATCCTGCTCATCCTAATGCTCGCCTCACAGCCAGAGTACGGGATCTATGGTGCCATCATAGCAATTATGGTCAACAGTATTCTGGTCACTCTGCTGCATGGAGCCAGCGTGGTAAAGCTGATCAAATTGTCGCTAAGAATCGCCGATCCCCTCAAAACACTCACCGCAATGATCATCATGGCAGCCGGAATGTCATATGTGCATACCTCTGTACAGTTCTCTGACGCCGGGTGGCTGCAGTTCTTATTATCCGCTGCGAGCGGCATGGCCCTTTATCTGGGAATCTGCCTGCTCTCCGGCCTCATCTCTGTACGTGATCTGGACCGGGTGCCATTCTTCAAACGGCGGAGTTAA